One part of the Mya arenaria isolate MELC-2E11 chromosome 3, ASM2691426v1 genome encodes these proteins:
- the LOC128227558 gene encoding uncharacterized protein LOC128227558 isoform X1 — MRKYLTRHTLRLVLSLNNDTLENIIEQLAEELKAMKGQFQGHDERNSRCPCNDRIVLLETYPAAYKTRGEKDPTELDILDVECGLENQNGFEVHHVKQTNSENSNIEKLMLELSQLKTVLKCLMEQNDTYKQEIKELKTHVEQEGLKKRTRTEMQERKIEQSERRQPFHISDGIFQKQLQDAHLELLDLKQELEDTKTRYWRHGTITLILCFRLSKLMGEKLTDKNPNIADLSDKNRPTKLAERYSELYDNQWTDAFDCLNKWHDESTTIKHLSDILKNAMRFCSLEAQNQMTTLQKQLMFSASVSDCQIPRTIIKSLKDCRKSLGEQTGRALFQKYVESLQNGAPTCMELKVLPYLQECIQLGWWMCVQDPPVVISPDVTHGVNFDTDFYKAYTKSGPLVDYVVWPALCLHEKGPLLCKGIAQGSGGKKEV, encoded by the exons ATGAGGAAATATTTGACAAGACATACTCTCCGACTggttttaagtttaaacaatgacacacttgaaaatataattgaacAGTTGGCAGAAGAATTGAAAGCTATGAAAGGGCAGTTTCAGGGACACGATGAAAGAAATTCCCGATGTCCGTGTAATGATAGGATAGTGTTACTTGAGACATATCCGGCAGCTTACAAAACTAGGGGTGAAAAGGATCCAACTGAATTGGATATTTTGGATGTGGAATGTGGTCTTGAAAACCAGAACGGGTTTGAGGTACACCATGTGAAACAAACCAATAGTGaaaattcaaacattgaaaaattaATGCTTGAACTCAGTCAACTAAAAACAGTACTAAAATGTTTGATGGAACAAAATGATACCTATAAACAAGAGATAAAAGAACTGAAAACTCATGTCGAACAAGAAGGGCTTAAAAAGCGTACCCGAACTGAAATGCAGGAGCGGAAAATAGAACAATCGGAAAGAAGACAACCCTTCCATATATCAGATGGAATCTTTCAGAAACAGCTACAAGATGCACACCTTGAGTTACTAGATTTGAAACAGGAGTTGGAGGACACGAAAACGAG ATATTGGAGACATGGGACCATCACtcttatattatgttttagaCTTAGTAAGCTGATGGGAGAAAAACTGACAGACAAAAATCCAAACATTGCTGATCTCAGTGACAAAAACCGTCCAACAAAACTTGCTGAGAGATATTCGGAACTTTATGATAATCAGTGGACAGATGCATTTGATTGTCTCAACAAATGGCATGATGAGTCGACGACCATTAAACACCTCTCTGATATTCTGAAG aATGCAATGAGGTTTTGCTCGTTAGAGGCTCAGAATCAGATGACAACGCTACAAAAACAGCTCATGTTTTCAGCAAGTGTT tcAGACTGCCAGATACCCAGGACAATTATCAAAAGTCTCAAGGACTGTCGCAAGTCACTTGGGGAACAAACTGGACGTGCCTTGTTTCAG AAATACGTGGAAAGTTTACAAAATGGAGCACCAACTTGCATGGAACTCAAAGTTTTGCCCTATCTGCAAGAGTGCATTCAATTGGGTTGGTGGATGTGTGTCCAGGATCCTCCGGTCGTTATAAGCCCTGATGTCACACATGGGGTAAATTTCGACACTGACTTCTACAAGGCATACACCAAGAGTGGTCCCCTCGTTGACTATGTGGTCTGGCCAGCCCTGTGTCTCCATGAGAAAGGTCCACTGCTCTGCAAGGGCATTGCACAGGGATCTGGCGGGAAGAAAGAGGTGTGA
- the LOC128227558 gene encoding uncharacterized protein LOC128227558 isoform X2 yields the protein MRKYLTRHTLRLVLSLNNDTLENIIEQLAEELKAMKGQFQGHDERNSRCPCNDRIVLLETYPAAYKTRGEKDPTELDILDVECGLENQNGFEVHHVKQTNSENSNIEKLMLELSQLKTVLKCLMEQNDTYKQEIKELKTHVEQEGLKKRTRTEMQERKIEQSERRQPFHISDGIFQKQLQDAHLELLDLKQELEDTKTRLSKLMGEKLTDKNPNIADLSDKNRPTKLAERYSELYDNQWTDAFDCLNKWHDESTTIKHLSDILKNAMRFCSLEAQNQMTTLQKQLMFSASVSDCQIPRTIIKSLKDCRKSLGEQTGRALFQKYVESLQNGAPTCMELKVLPYLQECIQLGWWMCVQDPPVVISPDVTHGVNFDTDFYKAYTKSGPLVDYVVWPALCLHEKGPLLCKGIAQGSGGKKEV from the exons ATGAGGAAATATTTGACAAGACATACTCTCCGACTggttttaagtttaaacaatgacacacttgaaaatataattgaacAGTTGGCAGAAGAATTGAAAGCTATGAAAGGGCAGTTTCAGGGACACGATGAAAGAAATTCCCGATGTCCGTGTAATGATAGGATAGTGTTACTTGAGACATATCCGGCAGCTTACAAAACTAGGGGTGAAAAGGATCCAACTGAATTGGATATTTTGGATGTGGAATGTGGTCTTGAAAACCAGAACGGGTTTGAGGTACACCATGTGAAACAAACCAATAGTGaaaattcaaacattgaaaaattaATGCTTGAACTCAGTCAACTAAAAACAGTACTAAAATGTTTGATGGAACAAAATGATACCTATAAACAAGAGATAAAAGAACTGAAAACTCATGTCGAACAAGAAGGGCTTAAAAAGCGTACCCGAACTGAAATGCAGGAGCGGAAAATAGAACAATCGGAAAGAAGACAACCCTTCCATATATCAGATGGAATCTTTCAGAAACAGCTACAAGATGCACACCTTGAGTTACTAGATTTGAAACAGGAGTTGGAGGACACGAAAACGAG aCTTAGTAAGCTGATGGGAGAAAAACTGACAGACAAAAATCCAAACATTGCTGATCTCAGTGACAAAAACCGTCCAACAAAACTTGCTGAGAGATATTCGGAACTTTATGATAATCAGTGGACAGATGCATTTGATTGTCTCAACAAATGGCATGATGAGTCGACGACCATTAAACACCTCTCTGATATTCTGAAG aATGCAATGAGGTTTTGCTCGTTAGAGGCTCAGAATCAGATGACAACGCTACAAAAACAGCTCATGTTTTCAGCAAGTGTT tcAGACTGCCAGATACCCAGGACAATTATCAAAAGTCTCAAGGACTGTCGCAAGTCACTTGGGGAACAAACTGGACGTGCCTTGTTTCAG AAATACGTGGAAAGTTTACAAAATGGAGCACCAACTTGCATGGAACTCAAAGTTTTGCCCTATCTGCAAGAGTGCATTCAATTGGGTTGGTGGATGTGTGTCCAGGATCCTCCGGTCGTTATAAGCCCTGATGTCACACATGGGGTAAATTTCGACACTGACTTCTACAAGGCATACACCAAGAGTGGTCCCCTCGTTGACTATGTGGTCTGGCCAGCCCTGTGTCTCCATGAGAAAGGTCCACTGCTCTGCAAGGGCATTGCACAGGGATCTGGCGGGAAGAAAGAGGTGTGA
- the LOC128227562 gene encoding uncharacterized protein LOC128227562, which translates to MGRYCLRLKPRPESNSDSETDTDSDEYGICCSHERELQRSREEIKELEHKLKHLETVNILEVELGKKNADKRCSKLSCQGVGKFQKEKTYVVDTKKGTIECMNNSQNNGLSYKVAVRDILSVALQMPDNHNEDFDITHSDADHQNEALTETENTTVLEQKAEINRLIKENDLYKQNIQKLNGQIEEEKLEQRNLIRVYEGMIEELKSKPFNNSDNISQEKILKGQLEDAEHEIREIKLELDETKTRLSKLLGQKLTDKNPNIADLSDKNRPTNLAERYSELYDNQWTDAFDCLNKWHDEATTIKQLSDILKNAMDFCSFESKIQMKQLQECLSFSTKSSDCQIPGTIIKSLKDCRKSLGEPTGHAVYQKYVEHLQQSAPECMDLQVLPYLQECIQLSWLMCIQDPPVVLSPVGTHGSRFDTDVYKAYTKCGPIVDYVVWPALCLHERGPLLCKGIAQGYGGKKTAI; encoded by the exons ATGGGGAGATACTGCTTAAGATTAAAGCCTAGGCCAGAATCAAATAGTGATTCAGAAACAGACACGGACTCAGATGAGTATGGAATTTGCTGTTCTCACGAAAGAGAACTCCAGAGGAGTCGAGAAGAAATCAAAGAACTAGAACATAAGCTTAAACATCTTGAGACGGTAAACATACTGGAAGTGGAACTTGGCAAGAAAAATGCTGATAAGCGTTGTTCCAAGTTGTCCTGTCAAGGGGTCGGGAagtttcagaaagaaaaaacatatgTTGTGGATACCAAGAAAGGGACAATTGAGTGTATGAATAACTCGCAAAATAATGGTTTGAGCTATAAAGTTGCTGTCCGGGACATTCTAAGTGTAGCATTACAAATGCCTGATAATCATAATGAAGACTTTGATATAACACATTCAGACGCGGACCATCAAAATGAAGCGTTAactgaaacagaaaatacaaccgTGCTGGAGCAGAAAGCAGAAATAAACAGgttgataaaagaaaatgatctttataaacaaaatatacaaaaactgAACGGTCAGATTGAAGAGGAGAAGCTTGAACAGCGTAACTTAATTCGAGTGTATGAGGGGATGATTGAGGAATTGAAATCAAAACCATTCAACAATTCAGATAATATCTCGCAAGAAAAGATCTTAAAAGGACAGCTAGAAGATGCAGAACACGAAATACGAGAAATAAAACTGGAGTTGGACGAGACAAAAACCAG ACTAAGTAAGCTGTTGGGTCAGAAACTAACAGACAAAAATCCAAACATTGCTGATCTTAGTGACAAAAACCGTCCAACAAACCTTGCTGAGAGATATTCGGAACTGTATGACAATCAGTGGACAGATGCATTTGATTGTCTCAACAAATGGCATGATGAGGCAACGACCATTAAACAACTTTCGGATATTCTGAAG aatgcCATGGATTTTTGCTCGTTCGAGTCCAAGATTCAGATGAAACAGCTACAGGAATGTCTGTCGTTTTCAACGAAAAGT TCAGACTGTCAGATACCTGGGACAATAATCAAAAGCCTCAAGGACTGTCGCAAGTCACTTGGAGAACCAACTGGCCATGCTGTGTATCAG AAATACGTGGAACATTTGCAACAATCAGCACCAGAATGCATGGATCTCCAAGTTCTGCCCTATCTACAAGAATGCATTCAATTGAGTTGGTTGATGTGTATCCAGGATCCGCCTGTCGTTTTAAGCCCTGTTGGTACACATGGCTCAAGGTTCGACACTGATGTTTACAAGGCGTACACCAAATGTGGTCCCATCGTTGACTATGTCGTCTGGCCAGCTCTTTGTCTCCATGAGAGAGGTCCATTGCTTTGCAAAGGAATCGCACAGGGATATGGCGGGAAGAAAACAGCGATATAA
- the LOC128227564 gene encoding uncharacterized protein LOC128227564, giving the protein MKQLQECLSFSTKSSDCQIPGTIIKSLKDCRKSLGEPTGHAVYQKYVEHLQQSAPECMDLQVLPYLQECIQLSWLMCIQDPPVVLSPVGTHGSRFDTDVYKAYTKCGPIVDYVVWPALCLHERGPLLCKGIAQGYGGKKTAI; this is encoded by the exons ATGAAACAGCTACAGGAATGTCTGTCGTTTTCAACGAAAAGT TCAGACTGTCAGATACCTGGGACAATAATCAAAAGCCTCAAGGACTGTCGCAAGTCACTTGGAGAACCAACTGGCCATGCTGTGTATCAG AAATACGTGGAACATTTGCAACAATCAGCACCAGAATGCATGGATCTCCAAGTTCTGCCCTATCTACAAGAATGCATTCAATTGAGTTGGTTGATGTGTATCCAGGATCCGCCTGTCGTTTTAAGCCCTGTTGGTACACATGGCTCAAGGTTCGACACTGATGTTTACAAGGCGTACACCAAATGTGGTCCCATCGTTGACTATGTCGTCTGGCCAGCTCTTTGTCTCCATGAGAGAGGTCCATTGCTTTGCAAAGGAATCGCACAGGGATATGGCGGGAAGAAAACAGCGATATAA